One part of the Eptesicus fuscus isolate TK198812 chromosome 20, DD_ASM_mEF_20220401, whole genome shotgun sequence genome encodes these proteins:
- the VAMP2 gene encoding vesicle-associated membrane protein 2 isoform X2, producing the protein MSATAATAPPAAPAGEGGPPGPPPNLTSNRRLQQTQAQVDEVVDIMRVNVDKVLERDQKLSELDDRADALQAGASQFETSAAKLKRKYWWKNLKMMIILGVICAIILIIIIVYFSS; encoded by the exons AT GTCGGCTACCGCAGCCACCGCCCCCCCTGCCGccccggctggggagggaggtcccCCTGGGCCCCCTCCAAACCTCACCAGTAACAGAAGACTGCAGCAGACTCAGGCCCAGGTGGATGAG GTGGTGGACATCATGAGGGTGAACGTCGACAAGGTCCTGGAGCGGGACCAGAAGCTGTCGGAGCTGGACGACCGTGCCGATGCACTCCAGGCAGGAGCCTCCCAGTTTGAAACAAGTGCAGCCAAGCTCAAGCGCAAATACTGGTGGAAAAACCTCAAG ATGATGATCATCTTGGGAGTGATTTGCgccatcatcctcatcatcatcattg TTTACTTCAGCTCTTAA